The proteins below are encoded in one region of Elusimicrobiota bacterium:
- a CDS encoding PDDEXK nuclease domain-containing protein, translated as MKNTKQYYQLVNSIGTLLDKSRKYIFTTVNAVLVGTYWEIGKRIVEFEQHGKEKAEYGSELLSKLSKDLKIKYGHGFSKSNVYMMREFYLKYQKFQTVSGKLNWSHYVELLSISNDLARSFYEKQCINENWSVRQLQRQINSSLFERIALSKDKKSILKLANKGHVIENEVDLVKDPYILEFLKIPEHYKYTEKELEQRIIDNLQMFLLELGKGFAFVGRQHRITLNNTHFYVDLVFYHTLLKCYVLIDLKSGKISHQDIGQMNMYLNYFNAEERSQKDNASIGIVLGAEKDNLLVEYALGGISNKLFVSKYKLYIPDRKVLQKRLQYLLE; from the coding sequence GTGAAAAATACAAAACAATATTACCAATTAGTTAATTCTATTGGCACACTCTTAGATAAGTCTAGAAAGTACATTTTTACCACAGTTAATGCCGTCCTGGTTGGAACTTATTGGGAAATTGGTAAAAGAATCGTAGAATTCGAACAGCATGGTAAAGAGAAAGCAGAGTATGGATCTGAATTACTATCCAAGCTGTCAAAAGATTTGAAAATAAAATACGGCCACGGATTTAGCAAGAGCAATGTGTATATGATGAGAGAGTTTTATTTGAAGTACCAAAAATTCCAGACAGTGTCTGGAAAATTAAACTGGAGTCATTATGTGGAGTTGTTAAGTATTTCTAATGATTTGGCAAGGTCTTTTTATGAGAAACAATGCATCAATGAAAATTGGTCGGTAAGACAGCTTCAACGGCAAATAAACTCATCTCTTTTTGAAAGAATCGCTTTAAGTAAAGATAAAAAAAGCATTCTAAAATTGGCTAATAAAGGTCATGTAATAGAAAATGAAGTAGATTTAGTAAAAGATCCTTATATTTTAGAATTTTTGAAGATACCTGAACATTATAAATATACCGAAAAAGAACTAGAACAAAGGATAATTGATAATCTTCAAATGTTTTTACTGGAACTTGGCAAAGGATTTGCTTTTGTCGGACGCCAACACAGAATTACGCTTAATAATACTCATTTTTACGTTGATTTAGTGTTTTATCATACATTGCTGAAATGTTATGTTTTAATTGATTTAAAAAGCGGCAAAATTTCACATCAGGATATTGGCCAAATGAATATGTACTTAAATTATTTTAATGCAGAAGAACGTTCTCAAAAGGATAATGCTTCAATAGGAATAGTATTGGGAGCAGAAAAAGATAATTTACTGGTCGAATATGCGCTTGGCGGAATTTCGAACAAATTATTTGTTTCTAAATATAAATTATACATCCCAGATAGAAAAGTTTTACAAAAAAGGCTTCAATACTTATTAGAATAA